In Arachis hypogaea cultivar Tifrunner chromosome 2, arahy.Tifrunner.gnm2.J5K5, whole genome shotgun sequence, a genomic segment contains:
- the LOC112721805 gene encoding uncharacterized protein: MECDLVEPLGCDMSTVVVVSSDQPQNISGDVLVGVEKSNQNSNDVGVDDILGPSKVTTKGRPKSKRLGTTLEKSFKNSCRRKQKNSSPIDVVRLHTSQDINHGAVAGLNVLEQAGGFMSLLSSFNKK, from the exons ATGGAGTGCGATCTCGTTGAACCCCTAGGCTGTGATATGTCTACCGTTGTAGTGGTTTCATCAGACCAACCTCAAAACATATCCGGTGATGTCCTCGTCGGCGTTGAGAAGTCGAACCAG AATTCGAACGATGTCGGTGTTGATGACATCCTAGGCCCATCAAAGGTCACCACAAAGGGCAGGCCAAAGAGTAAGAGGCTCGGCACTACCCTTGAGAAGTCCTTCAAGAATTCATGTCGGAGAAAACAAAAGAATTCATCCCCAATAGAT GTGGTTCGTCTGCACACATCTCAAGATATAAACCATGGTGCTGTTGCTGGCCTGAATGTTCTCGAACAAGCCGGTGGTTTCATGTCTTTGTTAAGCTCCTTCAACAAAAAGTAG